A region of Lycium barbarum isolate Lr01 chromosome 1, ASM1917538v2, whole genome shotgun sequence DNA encodes the following proteins:
- the LOC132645876 gene encoding uncharacterized protein LOC132645876 isoform X2, with protein MASLFSLQTSTFHNQEIVRSWNLAKSGSRKLHSSNIYVKEQSFGCVKYIILQGYLSGSLSQKISVKCIPSEALGSVAATGNPDQNIIMTDCSIANRLRDELEFSRVNCLVWVLHESARSFSVAVQTLELAKNGPELASAWVGVDVHAWHKSIAYQVAIYALFKAAIEVEVFLSRKRSSNTSSVHEILSPITDFLGERIESQLNLRNPKLVQWFRTMELPRIAGMFIPLFKKWSVDYAGSGVAGNILAISCCTAVQKLGPGRVSCPLFSASVEDALVELMNLSQRLVSVDKLHYLATEAGFEEDFLFHFGRKVLPSNSIEDVEFWIGLVQSKLSNAFHRENVIADKHTFHDKVQENSLATLGLFAYLGRETRLFLSEMGVKDLDEQTKDFLSYLECGSLLMHPEFSTLSEYQLFMEVVVNEIGWLDFYAAAASKFCVKRRSKQQPIQAEKEIILYTVLTVCYDIIAGFAHYSNSAQQPLDAKLLDFLLQRVCCLYVWRTTGQPMIEQASLISKGGMGSSILWEAKERPTDLIKKEKHHSGSRLNQATSSAVMDSVTLVELDCSIAPKPLHENLLRKSTTKLLSASADIWMGTELLFTDVSDALGLLIKQLKGRRLTKRERKKMKRTLGDIATLVPITILMLIPVSAVGHAAMLAAIKKYIPSLIPSPYSSERLGLIKQLKRTKKKEVQARSSIENPSSKVVE; from the exons AGAAATTGTCCGATCATGGAACTTAGCGAagtctgggtctaggaaactgcatTCATCTAATATATATGTGAAAGAGCAGAGTTTTGGCTGTGTAAAATACATTATTCTGCAAGGATATCTTTCTGGATCATTGTCCCAGAAGATTTCAGTTAAATGCATTCCTTCAGAAGCACTAGGATCAGTGGCAGCTACAGGCAACCCTGATCAAAACATTATTATGACGGACTGTTCTATAGCCAATAGACTCAGGGATGAGCTGGAATTCAGCCGAGTCAATTGTCTTGTGTGGGTACTTCATGAATCTGCAAGAAGCTTCTCAGTTGCAGTGCAGACGCTTGAATTGGCTAAAAATGGGCCTGAGCTTGCAAGTGCATGGGTTGGGGTGGATGTGCATGCCTGGCATAAAAGCATCGCATATCAG GTAGCAATTTATGCTTTGTTCAAAGCAGCAATAGAAGTGGAGGTGTTTCTTTCTCGCAAACGCAGCAGCAACACTTCTTCTGTTCATGAAAT CCTATCCCCAATCACTGACTTTCTTGGTGAGCGCATTGAAAGTCAGTTGAATTTGAGGAATCCGAAGTTGGTGCAATGGTTTAGAACAATGGAGCTGCCACGGATTGCAGGAATGTTCATTCCCCTATTCAAGAAATGGTCTGTGGATTATGCAGGAAG TGGTGTTGCAGGAAATATCTTGGCTATAAGCTGTTGCACTGCAGTGCAGAAATTAGGTCCTGGACGAGTTTCTTGTCCTTTATTTTCAGCTTCAGTTGAAGATGCACTAGTAGAGCTCATGAACTTGTCACAGAGACTTGTTTCAGTTGATAAATTGCACTACTTAGCAACTGAGGCTGGATTCGAAGAAGACTTCTTGTTCCATTTTGGTAGAAAGGTTCTGCCAAGTAACAGTATTGAAGATGTAGAATTTTGGATAGGATTGGTACAAAGTAAACTCAGTAATGCATTCCACAGAGAGAACGTGATTGCAGACAAGCATACTTTTCACGACAAG GTTCAAGAAAATAGTTTAGCTACCCTGGGGCTTTTTGCATATTTGGGAAGAGAGACGAGATTGTTCCTCTCGGAAATGGGTGTAAAGGATCTTGATGAGCAAACTAAAGATTTTCTGAG TTACTTAGAATGCGGTAGCCTTCTTATGCATCCAGAATTCTCCACTCTCTCTGAATATCAGCTCTTCATGGAG GTAGTAGTCAATGAAATTGGGTGGCTCGACTTTTATGCTGCAGCTGCTAGCAAATTTTGTGTCAAAAGAAGATCCAAACAACAACCAATCCAAGCGGAGAAAGAAATAATTTTGTACACTGTTTTAACTGTATGCTACGATATTATAGCTGGATTCGCCCACTATAGCAATTCCGCGCAGCAGCCATTAGATGCAAAATTACTGGACTTCTTGCTTCAGAG AGTCTGCTGTCTGTATGTCTGGAGGACTACTGGGCAGCCTATGATAGAACAGG CATCTTTGATTAGTAAAGGTGGAATGGGTTCATCCATCCTATGGGAAGCAAAAGAGAGGCCAACTGACTTGATAAAAAAGGAAAAGCATCATTCTGGATCTAGATTGAATCAG GCCACCAGCTCTGCTGTGATGGACTCTGTGACGCTGGTGGAGTTGGATTGCTCAATTGCACCCAAACCACTGCATGAAAATTTACTCAGAAAATCTACAACCAAGCTGTTATCTGCAAGTGCT GATATCTGGATGGGTACTGAATTGCTCTTTACAGACGTATCGGATGCTTTAGGGCTACTTATAAAGCAATTGAAAGGCCGTCGACTCACAAAAAGGGAGAGAAAGAAAATGAAGAGAACGCTGGGTGATATTGCTACCCTTGTTCCCATAACCATCTTAATGCTAATCCCT GTTTCTGCCGTGGGTCATGCAGCAATGCTAGCCGCAATCAAGAAATATATCCCAAGTTTG ATTCCTTCTCCGTATTCTTCTGAAAGACTTGGTCTAATAAAACAATTAAAGAGAACGAAGAAGAAGGAAGTCCAAGCTCGGAGCAGCATTGAGAACCCTTCTTCTAAAGTTGTAGAGTGA
- the LOC132645876 gene encoding uncharacterized protein LOC132645876 isoform X1, producing the protein MASLFSLQTSTFHNQEIVRSWNLAKSGSRKLHSSNIYVKEQSFGCVKYIILQGYLSGSLSQKISVKCIPSEALGSVAATGNPDQNIIMTDCSIANRLRDELEFSRVNCLVWVLHESARSFSVAVQTLELAKNGPELASAWVGVDVHAWHKSIAYQVAIYALFKAAIEVEVFLSRKRSSNTSSVHEILSPITDFLGERIESQLNLRNPKLVQWFRTMELPRIAGMFIPLFKKWSVDYAGSGVAGNILAISCCTAVQKLGPGRVSCPLFSASVEDALVELMNLSQRLVSVDKLHYLATEAGFEEDFLFHFGRKVLPSNSIEDVEFWIGLVQSKLSNAFHRENVIADKHTFHDKVQENSLATLGLFAYLGRETRLFLSEMGVKDLDEQTKDFLSYLECGSLLMHPEFSTLSEYQLFMEVVVNEIGWLDFYAAAASKFCVKRRSKQQPIQAEKEIILYTVLTVCYDIIAGFAHYSNSAQQPLDAKLLDFLLQSQSLLSVCLEDYWAAYDRTGEVQKFADRSASDPAASLISKGGMGSSILWEAKERPTDLIKKEKHHSGSRLNQATSSAVMDSVTLVELDCSIAPKPLHENLLRKSTTKLLSASADIWMGTELLFTDVSDALGLLIKQLKGRRLTKRERKKMKRTLGDIATLVPITILMLIPVSAVGHAAMLAAIKKYIPSLIPSPYSSERLGLIKQLKRTKKKEVQARSSIENPSSKVVE; encoded by the exons AGAAATTGTCCGATCATGGAACTTAGCGAagtctgggtctaggaaactgcatTCATCTAATATATATGTGAAAGAGCAGAGTTTTGGCTGTGTAAAATACATTATTCTGCAAGGATATCTTTCTGGATCATTGTCCCAGAAGATTTCAGTTAAATGCATTCCTTCAGAAGCACTAGGATCAGTGGCAGCTACAGGCAACCCTGATCAAAACATTATTATGACGGACTGTTCTATAGCCAATAGACTCAGGGATGAGCTGGAATTCAGCCGAGTCAATTGTCTTGTGTGGGTACTTCATGAATCTGCAAGAAGCTTCTCAGTTGCAGTGCAGACGCTTGAATTGGCTAAAAATGGGCCTGAGCTTGCAAGTGCATGGGTTGGGGTGGATGTGCATGCCTGGCATAAAAGCATCGCATATCAG GTAGCAATTTATGCTTTGTTCAAAGCAGCAATAGAAGTGGAGGTGTTTCTTTCTCGCAAACGCAGCAGCAACACTTCTTCTGTTCATGAAAT CCTATCCCCAATCACTGACTTTCTTGGTGAGCGCATTGAAAGTCAGTTGAATTTGAGGAATCCGAAGTTGGTGCAATGGTTTAGAACAATGGAGCTGCCACGGATTGCAGGAATGTTCATTCCCCTATTCAAGAAATGGTCTGTGGATTATGCAGGAAG TGGTGTTGCAGGAAATATCTTGGCTATAAGCTGTTGCACTGCAGTGCAGAAATTAGGTCCTGGACGAGTTTCTTGTCCTTTATTTTCAGCTTCAGTTGAAGATGCACTAGTAGAGCTCATGAACTTGTCACAGAGACTTGTTTCAGTTGATAAATTGCACTACTTAGCAACTGAGGCTGGATTCGAAGAAGACTTCTTGTTCCATTTTGGTAGAAAGGTTCTGCCAAGTAACAGTATTGAAGATGTAGAATTTTGGATAGGATTGGTACAAAGTAAACTCAGTAATGCATTCCACAGAGAGAACGTGATTGCAGACAAGCATACTTTTCACGACAAG GTTCAAGAAAATAGTTTAGCTACCCTGGGGCTTTTTGCATATTTGGGAAGAGAGACGAGATTGTTCCTCTCGGAAATGGGTGTAAAGGATCTTGATGAGCAAACTAAAGATTTTCTGAG TTACTTAGAATGCGGTAGCCTTCTTATGCATCCAGAATTCTCCACTCTCTCTGAATATCAGCTCTTCATGGAG GTAGTAGTCAATGAAATTGGGTGGCTCGACTTTTATGCTGCAGCTGCTAGCAAATTTTGTGTCAAAAGAAGATCCAAACAACAACCAATCCAAGCGGAGAAAGAAATAATTTTGTACACTGTTTTAACTGTATGCTACGATATTATAGCTGGATTCGCCCACTATAGCAATTCCGCGCAGCAGCCATTAGATGCAAAATTACTGGACTTCTTGCTTCAGAG TCAGAGTCTGCTGTCTGTATGTCTGGAGGACTACTGGGCAGCCTATGATAGAACAGG AGAAGTGCAAAAATTTGCTGATAGAAGTGCCTCTGATCCAGCAGCATCTTTGATTAGTAAAGGTGGAATGGGTTCATCCATCCTATGGGAAGCAAAAGAGAGGCCAACTGACTTGATAAAAAAGGAAAAGCATCATTCTGGATCTAGATTGAATCAG GCCACCAGCTCTGCTGTGATGGACTCTGTGACGCTGGTGGAGTTGGATTGCTCAATTGCACCCAAACCACTGCATGAAAATTTACTCAGAAAATCTACAACCAAGCTGTTATCTGCAAGTGCT GATATCTGGATGGGTACTGAATTGCTCTTTACAGACGTATCGGATGCTTTAGGGCTACTTATAAAGCAATTGAAAGGCCGTCGACTCACAAAAAGGGAGAGAAAGAAAATGAAGAGAACGCTGGGTGATATTGCTACCCTTGTTCCCATAACCATCTTAATGCTAATCCCT GTTTCTGCCGTGGGTCATGCAGCAATGCTAGCCGCAATCAAGAAATATATCCCAAGTTTG ATTCCTTCTCCGTATTCTTCTGAAAGACTTGGTCTAATAAAACAATTAAAGAGAACGAAGAAGAAGGAAGTCCAAGCTCGGAGCAGCATTGAGAACCCTTCTTCTAAAGTTGTAGAGTGA
- the LOC132645876 gene encoding uncharacterized protein LOC132645876 isoform X3, translating to MTDCSIANRLRDELEFSRVNCLVWVLHESARSFSVAVQTLELAKNGPELASAWVGVDVHAWHKSIAYQVAIYALFKAAIEVEVFLSRKRSSNTSSVHEILSPITDFLGERIESQLNLRNPKLVQWFRTMELPRIAGMFIPLFKKWSVDYAGSGVAGNILAISCCTAVQKLGPGRVSCPLFSASVEDALVELMNLSQRLVSVDKLHYLATEAGFEEDFLFHFGRKVLPSNSIEDVEFWIGLVQSKLSNAFHRENVIADKHTFHDKVQENSLATLGLFAYLGRETRLFLSEMGVKDLDEQTKDFLSYLECGSLLMHPEFSTLSEYQLFMEVVVNEIGWLDFYAAAASKFCVKRRSKQQPIQAEKEIILYTVLTVCYDIIAGFAHYSNSAQQPLDAKLLDFLLQSQSLLSVCLEDYWAAYDRTGEVQKFADRSASDPAASLISKGGMGSSILWEAKERPTDLIKKEKHHSGSRLNQATSSAVMDSVTLVELDCSIAPKPLHENLLRKSTTKLLSASADIWMGTELLFTDVSDALGLLIKQLKGRRLTKRERKKMKRTLGDIATLVPITILMLIPVSAVGHAAMLAAIKKYIPSLIPSPYSSERLGLIKQLKRTKKKEVQARSSIENPSSKVVE from the exons ATGACGGACTGTTCTATAGCCAATAGACTCAGGGATGAGCTGGAATTCAGCCGAGTCAATTGTCTTGTGTGGGTACTTCATGAATCTGCAAGAAGCTTCTCAGTTGCAGTGCAGACGCTTGAATTGGCTAAAAATGGGCCTGAGCTTGCAAGTGCATGGGTTGGGGTGGATGTGCATGCCTGGCATAAAAGCATCGCATATCAG GTAGCAATTTATGCTTTGTTCAAAGCAGCAATAGAAGTGGAGGTGTTTCTTTCTCGCAAACGCAGCAGCAACACTTCTTCTGTTCATGAAAT CCTATCCCCAATCACTGACTTTCTTGGTGAGCGCATTGAAAGTCAGTTGAATTTGAGGAATCCGAAGTTGGTGCAATGGTTTAGAACAATGGAGCTGCCACGGATTGCAGGAATGTTCATTCCCCTATTCAAGAAATGGTCTGTGGATTATGCAGGAAG TGGTGTTGCAGGAAATATCTTGGCTATAAGCTGTTGCACTGCAGTGCAGAAATTAGGTCCTGGACGAGTTTCTTGTCCTTTATTTTCAGCTTCAGTTGAAGATGCACTAGTAGAGCTCATGAACTTGTCACAGAGACTTGTTTCAGTTGATAAATTGCACTACTTAGCAACTGAGGCTGGATTCGAAGAAGACTTCTTGTTCCATTTTGGTAGAAAGGTTCTGCCAAGTAACAGTATTGAAGATGTAGAATTTTGGATAGGATTGGTACAAAGTAAACTCAGTAATGCATTCCACAGAGAGAACGTGATTGCAGACAAGCATACTTTTCACGACAAG GTTCAAGAAAATAGTTTAGCTACCCTGGGGCTTTTTGCATATTTGGGAAGAGAGACGAGATTGTTCCTCTCGGAAATGGGTGTAAAGGATCTTGATGAGCAAACTAAAGATTTTCTGAG TTACTTAGAATGCGGTAGCCTTCTTATGCATCCAGAATTCTCCACTCTCTCTGAATATCAGCTCTTCATGGAG GTAGTAGTCAATGAAATTGGGTGGCTCGACTTTTATGCTGCAGCTGCTAGCAAATTTTGTGTCAAAAGAAGATCCAAACAACAACCAATCCAAGCGGAGAAAGAAATAATTTTGTACACTGTTTTAACTGTATGCTACGATATTATAGCTGGATTCGCCCACTATAGCAATTCCGCGCAGCAGCCATTAGATGCAAAATTACTGGACTTCTTGCTTCAGAG TCAGAGTCTGCTGTCTGTATGTCTGGAGGACTACTGGGCAGCCTATGATAGAACAGG AGAAGTGCAAAAATTTGCTGATAGAAGTGCCTCTGATCCAGCAGCATCTTTGATTAGTAAAGGTGGAATGGGTTCATCCATCCTATGGGAAGCAAAAGAGAGGCCAACTGACTTGATAAAAAAGGAAAAGCATCATTCTGGATCTAGATTGAATCAG GCCACCAGCTCTGCTGTGATGGACTCTGTGACGCTGGTGGAGTTGGATTGCTCAATTGCACCCAAACCACTGCATGAAAATTTACTCAGAAAATCTACAACCAAGCTGTTATCTGCAAGTGCT GATATCTGGATGGGTACTGAATTGCTCTTTACAGACGTATCGGATGCTTTAGGGCTACTTATAAAGCAATTGAAAGGCCGTCGACTCACAAAAAGGGAGAGAAAGAAAATGAAGAGAACGCTGGGTGATATTGCTACCCTTGTTCCCATAACCATCTTAATGCTAATCCCT GTTTCTGCCGTGGGTCATGCAGCAATGCTAGCCGCAATCAAGAAATATATCCCAAGTTTG ATTCCTTCTCCGTATTCTTCTGAAAGACTTGGTCTAATAAAACAATTAAAGAGAACGAAGAAGAAGGAAGTCCAAGCTCGGAGCAGCATTGAGAACCCTTCTTCTAAAGTTGTAGAGTGA